In Picosynechococcus sp. PCC 7002, the following are encoded in one genomic region:
- a CDS encoding 2Fe-2S iron-sulfur cluster-binding protein: MANITYVPANKDVIAADGANLREKALQNGVDLYTFGGKLMNCGGVGQCGTCIVEILEGMENLSPKTDFEKRRLKRKPPSYRLACQTLAHGDVVVKTKP, encoded by the coding sequence ATGGCTAATATCACCTACGTTCCGGCAAATAAGGACGTGATTGCGGCAGATGGTGCAAATTTACGGGAAAAAGCCCTGCAAAATGGCGTGGATTTGTACACTTTCGGCGGAAAATTGATGAATTGCGGTGGTGTTGGCCAATGCGGAACCTGCATTGTCGAGATTCTGGAGGGGATGGAAAACCTGTCGCCCAAGACTGATTTTGAGAAGCGGCGTCTCAAGCGTAAGCCCCCCAGCTATCGCCTTGCTTGCCAAACCTTGGCCCATGGGGATGTTGTTGTAAAAACCAAACCCTAA